From Kitasatospora sp. NBC_00374:
CTGGCGGGAGATGACGGCGGACGGGTAGCGACCGGCGGTGGCCGGGGCGGCACTCAGGCGGCCCTGTGGATGCGGCGGCCGGGCGGCTGGCCACAGGTACGGCAGCGCGTCAGCGCGCGGCGGGCCCAGACCGGGTGAACCCTGACGGGGTCCGCCGGGTGGGGCGTCTCCTCGGCGGCGTCGCAGCCGGGGCAGCCGTCCTGCATGAGGACGGATCCGTGCGCGCAGTGAACCCGGCTGGTGCTGGCGGCCGGGGCCCCGGCGGGCGGGAAGTCGACGACCATGCACGTCGCGTTGTCCGTGCCGCCCAGGCGCAGCGCCAGGCGCACCAGGTGCTCCGCGCGGTCGGCCGGGTCCCCGCCGCCGAGTGCGGCGGCCAGATTGTGAGCGGCGTCCTCGATCGGCTCGTAACAGCCGTCGGACGCGAGCAGCAACCGGGAACCGGAACGGTCATGGACTGCGGTCCAGTCCGGCGTCAGGGCCTCTCCGGCCGCGCCGTGCCCGAGACAACGGGTGACGATGTTCCGCGCCCACCGAGGGGAGGGAAACCCGGCCGCCTCGAACTGCGCCCGCTGGTTGTGATCGGCCGTCAGGCGCTGCAAGCGGCCGTCGGGGCTCAGCAGGTAGGCGCGGCAGTCGCCGATCCATGCGACGCGCAACAGCTGGTCGGGTCCGGTGACGGCGGCGACGGCGCAAGCTCCGGGGGCGCTGGCCTGCCAACCAGGCTGCGCGGTGATCTCCTCCTGTACCTGGGTGATGGCCTCGTGCGGCTGGAGGCTGCGCGCGGTGAGGTCGGCCAGACGCCGGGCCTGAGCGCGGGTCCAGGCCCGGACGGTGTCGCTGGAGCCGATCCCGTCGAGCAGGACGTAGGCGCGCCCGCCGTCGTCGGTGGCCCGGGTGGCGGTGGCGTCGCACTGGTGGGAACGGGGGCCGATCTGCTGAGCGGTGGCGTGGGGGGGCACGGGGTCTCTCCAAGGTGGTCGGTGTTCGGGTCCCTGGGGCGCGGCGGCGGGCCGGGGCCTGGGCGGGGCGCACGTGGCGGCGCCTTGGCACCCCTGTGCCGTGGCGGTGACAGGTGCGCGGGTCGGGTGGGGGTGGGGCCCGGCCGGGCCCCACCCCCACCGGCCGCTACGCGGTGGCCAGAGCGGGCGCCTGGGCGGCCACCATGGCGGCGGCGGCCTCGGGGCTCTCCCGGAACTCCAGGAAGGCGCGGAACGCCTTGCGGACGGTTTCGGCGGTCGCGCTGAGCATCTGGCGGACCTCCTTCGAATCGCCTCCGGCCCACTCGCCGATGTACGGCGCAACCTTCACCGTGGCGTCGACGCCGTAGAAGGCGGCGATCATGTGCGCCACGGAATCGGCCTCCGTCTCCTTCTCGCCCCGGTGCAGGAAGTACCCGGCCGGGTCCTCGGTGTGCCCCAGAGCCACGTGCCCCGCGACCTCGTGCGCCAGGGTCACGGACGCCTGGGCGGGCGTCACCTGGTCACTGATCCGCACCGTCTTCGTGCTCGGCTGCGCCCACCCGCGCGCCGCTCCGGTGTGCCCGGTCTCCACCCGGAAGCCGTGGTGAACGGCGTACGCCTCCAGGGTCTGCCACATCTCGGCGGGGGCCGCGCCCGGCGTGTCCGCCCCGAACGCCTTCACCGGTCCGGCCAGGGCGGGGGTGATGAAGTAGGTCCCGCTCTTGGGGTTGTGCTGCCACATGGGCTCGGTCTGGCTGGCGTCGAACACCGGCACCAGCTTGAACCGGATGTAGGTCTTCTCGTTCCCGTCCTTGTCGGTGGCGACCTTGCCCGTCTCCTCGTCCTTGCGCTTGCCCGTCATCGGGGCGTTGATCCGGATGGACTTCTCGCCCTTGATGACCTGGCGGCCGCGCTCCTGCCACTGGTTGTAGCTGCACACGGCCGTGGCCTGCGGGCACTGCATGAGGATCATGAAGATGTTGTTCGCCGAGTACCGGCCGATGTCGGTCGCGGACGCCTTCGCCAGCTGCGCCAGCATGGCCGTCCAGCCCTCGGACGTGACCAGTTCCATCACGGCGGCGGCCAGCTGCTCGTGCAGGTCGTTCTCCAGCTGCTCGCGCTTGGCGGTCGCCTCGGCCTTCTCGGCGGCGGTGAGGCTGCTGCGGCGTGCGGGGCGCTTGGTCGCGGTGCGGGCCATGATCGGTCTCCTTCGGTCGTGACAGCGGTTCGGTTGTCTTCCGGGAGCCACCCGGCCTGGCAAGTAAAAGACTACCATGGATAACGCATCATGTGAAGCGCCCACCCCACCCGGACGCCACCGCACCTCGGGCCGTACACCCCTGACCCCCCGTTGGCGGGGCGCCGGCAACCGGCCGGACCGCCCCGCCGGCGGACCGGTCAGCCGCGCCGCTGCGCCCGCTTGATCACCTCCAGGATGCTCGCCTGCTGCCACACCTCGGCCGCGTCGGCGAACTGGTGGGATCCCCTCACGATGCGGCGCAGGATGCGCTCTGACTGGTCGGCGAGCGGGCCCCGGACGGTGATCTCGTGCGGGAAGCTGAGCGACACCGTGGCGTCGTCCCCCTGGCGGGCCGGGCCCTTGGTGTAGAACCACACCCGGTACGGCGCTGTCTCGCCCGTGCCGAACCGGCCAAGCACCACGGCCCGTGCCTGGCCCAGCTTCCGCCCCTGCCGGACGTGCTGGCACCGGATGATCGTTCCCGGCGGCAGGGCCTTCGACGGCGCCTCGGTCGCGGTGGTGGTGAGCTCGGGCATGGGAACCTCTCGGGTCGCGGGAACGGTGGGTGCCCCGGGCGGTGCCCGCCGGCGGCAAGCGGGGCGGTGCCGCCGGCGGGGTCGAGTTGTGCGGGCCGGGGGCGCGCTCAGAGCGCGCCCCCGGTGGGATTCAGGCGATGGTCAGGGCCTTGCGGGGCCGCTTGGCGAACCCGAACGAGGGGTCCTTGGGAGAGGGCTCCACGTCGGCGGTGAACTTCACCCGCTTGCCCTGGAGCTCGCTGGCGGTGCCACCGCTGATCACTCGGGTGAGGGTGGCCGGGACGGTGCTCCACACCCGCCACCCGCCGTCGCCGCGAACGAGCATCTTGTACCGCCCGCCCGACCCGTAGTCCGTGTCCTCGTACTTGGCGAGGATGATTTCCCCGGTGATCTCCAGGGCCTTCCCGGTGGGCACCGGAGCGGCTGCGGCGGCCTCCTGGGCCCGCCGCGCGGCCTCCTCGGCGCGGCGGCGGGCGTACTCCATGCACCGCTCCACCGCCGCCTCCTGGCGCTCCGTCATCGGCTCCAGCCGTGCGACCTGGCGCGCCATGTCGACCACGAAGCTGCTGTCGTGCGGCCCGTCGGCAAGGTAGGCCAGCAACTCCGCGCGACCGGGCCGGTCGGTGCTCCAGTCCGTGAACTCCCGTTCGGCGCGCGCCCGCTTGGTGGCGGCCCTCTTCGCGCGCTTCTCCTCCTCCTTGGCGACGCGGGCGCGGTAGGCATTGACCGCCTTCTCCGTCTCCTCCCGGGTGGACTGCGCCCCGAACGACTTGCCGTGGTTCTCTCCGCCACAGGAGCACGAGCACGACGGCCCGAACGCGTTCATGCAGGCACCGTCGCAGGACTCGTCGCGGGTCACGGCGTACAGCCGCTCACTCCTCAAGGAGGTGCCGCACTCCGGGCAGGGCGGGTTCGGCGTTTCCGTCCGCACGGGGCGGGCGCACTCGGCACACCGCGCCAGGAAGTAGGGGGTGGGCTTCGCGTCGATGATCATGCCGGTCATGTGCGGATTCCTTCCGGGGGCGGTTCGATTGCCTTCCGGGAGCCACCCGGTGCGACATGTAAAAGACTACCATGGAAAATGAATCCATGGGGTTCGGGGGCCGGCCTTTCGGGCCGGCCCCTCTGTAGGTCACTCCTGGGAGCGGCCTCGCTCCAGCCACTCCCTCTTGGGCACGGTCGTCCCGCGATCGTGCTCCGGCCACCCCTTGAACACCACGCGGACCTGTGCCCAGTACGGGTCGTCCCACGGCATGTTCGGGCACACGTGGCGGTTCACGTCGTCGTACGCCTGTTGGTGCGCGATGTACGGGCTGGGCGCGAGCTCGCGGCGGATCAGCGCGGGCCATGTGGGGTCGGCCGGATGGAACAGCACGACCGTGTATGGGCGCAGCTTGCTGGATGCCTCGTCCAGGGCGCCGGCGAGCCGGGCCAGTCGGCGCAGCTGCCGGGCGGCGGCGAGAAGGCGGTGAAACATGGTGGGGACTCCCTTGCGGCGAGAGGGGGGTACGGCTGCCTTGGGTTGCGGTGTGCCGGTG
This genomic window contains:
- a CDS encoding DUF6409 family protein, yielding MPELTTTATEAPSKALPPGTIIRCQHVRQGRKLGQARAVVLGRFGTGETAPYRVWFYTKGPARQGDDATVSLSFPHEITVRGPLADQSERILRRIVRGSHQFADAAEVWQQASILEVIKRAQRRG
- a CDS encoding PP2C family protein-serine/threonine phosphatase, whose translation is MPPHATAQQIGPRSHQCDATATRATDDGGRAYVLLDGIGSSDTVRAWTRAQARRLADLTARSLQPHEAITQVQEEITAQPGWQASAPGACAVAAVTGPDQLLRVAWIGDCRAYLLSPDGRLQRLTADHNQRAQFEAAGFPSPRWARNIVTRCLGHGAAGEALTPDWTAVHDRSGSRLLLASDGCYEPIEDAAHNLAAALGGGDPADRAEHLVRLALRLGGTDNATCMVVDFPPAGAPAASTSRVHCAHGSVLMQDGCPGCDAAEETPHPADPVRVHPVWARRALTRCRTCGQPPGRRIHRAA
- a CDS encoding ArdC-like ssDNA-binding domain-containing protein → MARTATKRPARRSSLTAAEKAEATAKREQLENDLHEQLAAAVMELVTSEGWTAMLAQLAKASATDIGRYSANNIFMILMQCPQATAVCSYNQWQERGRQVIKGEKSIRINAPMTGKRKDEETGKVATDKDGNEKTYIRFKLVPVFDASQTEPMWQHNPKSGTYFITPALAGPVKAFGADTPGAAPAEMWQTLEAYAVHHGFRVETGHTGAARGWAQPSTKTVRISDQVTPAQASVTLAHEVAGHVALGHTEDPAGYFLHRGEKETEADSVAHMIAAFYGVDATVKVAPYIGEWAGGDSKEVRQMLSATAETVRKAFRAFLEFRESPEAAAAMVAAQAPALATA